In a genomic window of Colius striatus isolate bColStr4 chromosome 2, bColStr4.1.hap1, whole genome shotgun sequence:
- the SLC35D3 gene encoding solute carrier family 35 member D3 encodes MGRWRGRARGVAVAVAHGLCSGSLNILLKFLLARYHFAFLTLLQCLSSAAAALGLEALRRRGLAALPPFGLRLARPFAAVAALATLQSTLTLWSLRGLSLPMYVVFKRCLPLVTLLTGALVLRDGMPSPGVLVAVLITTCGAALAGAGDLTGDAMGYVTGVLAVLIHAAYLVLIQKTSIDSEYGPLTAQYAIAVSATPFLIICSFASMDSINVWSFPGWKDPAMVCIFIACVLISCAMNFTTLHCTYINSAVTTSFVGVVKSIATITVGMVAFNDVEPTKLFIAGVVVNTLGSIIYCVAKYIETRRQSSYEDLEKEAREEEEKRQAGDQALFAMRPISQEKGAEEAAVEGSATRDSQSGEEEKDDAEKPAEEPAVQGKATDTQEVNRSSLKDAYLGVWRLVRGVNYIKKDYLIENEELPNP; translated from the exons ATGGGCCggtggcggggccgggcgcgaGGCGTCGCGGTGGCGGTGGCGCACGGGCTGTGCTCGGGGTCGCTGAACATCCTGCTGAAGTTTCTGCTGGCCCGCTACCACTTCGCCTTCCTGACGCTGCTGCAGTGCCTCagcagcgcggcggcggcgctggggctggaggcGCTGCGGCGGCGGGGGCTGGCGGCGCTGCCGCCCTTCGGGCTCCGCCTGGCGCGCCCCTTCGCCGCCGTGGCCGCGCTGGCCACCCTGCAGTCCACCCTCACCCTCTGGTCGCTGCGCGGCCTCAGCCTACCCATGTACGTCGTCTTCAAGCGCTGCCTGCCGCTCGTCACTCTCCTCACCGGCGCCCTCGTGCTTCGCGACGGCATGCCCTCGCCCGGCGTCCTAGTCGCCGTCCTCATCACCACCTGCGGCGCCGCGCTGGCCG GAGCTGGTGACCTGACCGGGGATGCTATGGGCTATGTGACAGGTGTGCTGGCTGTGCTGATACACGCTGCCTACCTGGTGCTCATTCAGAAGACCAGTATAGATAGTGAATATGGACCCCTGACAGCTCAGTATGCAATTGCTGTTTCAGCCACCCCTTTTCTCATCATCTGTTCATTTGCCAGCATGGATTCCATCAACGTCTGGTCCTTCCCAGGGTGGAAGGACCCTGCCATGGTATGCATCTTTATCGCTTGCGTTCTGATTAGCTGTGCCATGAACTTTACCACCCTTCACTGCACTTACATTAACTCAGCTGTGACCACCAGCTTTGTAGGGGTGGTGAAGAGCATAGCAACCATCACGGTGGGCATGGTGGCATTCAATGATGTGGAGCCCACAAAGTTATTTATAGCTGGTGTAGTGGTCAACACCTTGGGCTCCATCATTTACTGCGTGGCCAAGTACATTGAGACCAGACGACAGAGCAGTTACGAGGACCTGGAGAAAGAagctagagaagaggaggaaaaaaggcaggCTGGGGATCAAGCACTGTTTGCAATGAGGCCCATTTCCCAGGAGAAGGGGGCTGAGGAAGCAGCAGTGGAAGGATCAGCCACAAGGGACAGCCAGagtggagaggaagagaaggatgaCGCTGAAAAACCTGCTGAAGAACCAGCGGTCCAAGGAAAAGCCACAGACACACAAGAAGTGAACAGGAGCTCGCTGAAGGATGCTTACCTTGGAGTATGGAGGTTGGTGAGGGGTGTTAATTATATAAAGAAGGATTATTTGATAGAAAATGAGGAGCTACCAAACCCTTAA